The following proteins come from a genomic window of Misgurnus anguillicaudatus chromosome 10, ASM2758022v2, whole genome shotgun sequence:
- the irx2a gene encoding iroquois-class homeodomain protein IRX-2a isoform X1, whose amino-acid sequence MLSETRLLLPATLHSTLPSTKNKRTLGDVRDGTPLISPLLRFYLFSFISLSLHSTVRCAESIDQLGFCPPAFLIWRDQSSLYIIMSYPQGYLYQPPGSLALYSCPLAAPRSEELARSSSGSAFSPYPGSAAFTASANGFSSPLSYSTDPATGFPSYMGSPYDAHTAGMAGAISYHPYGSPGYPYQLNDPAYRKNATRDATATLKAWLQEHRKNPYPTKGEKIMLAIITKMTLTQVSTWFANARRRLKKENKMTWAPRNKSEDEDEDDAEAERKDERMDKSIDNGEASAEDEGISLHVDALTDHSCSVESDGEKVTCRTGDLVCDSGPDTKDKCDASDLDTGHEERQRGPSPKPVTSSPLTGVEAPLLTPHHREDTRNNTNKTCLDSQNQTVKPKLWSLAEIATSDPKQQQQHLGQSCPPGVGLLTSTTPNAAPAGAVYPATSILGRPLYYTSPFYSNYTNYGNFSPLQGQGILRYNSAGEGLLHKQSGDPLLKTNANQTEQHFRASNAESKKGLYFLTDPPEVFTIRPQSYLSS is encoded by the exons ATCTCTCCTCTTTTgcgcttttatttattttcttttattagTTTATCCCTCCACTCGACTGTTAGATGCGCTGAATCTATCGATCAACTCGGTTTCTGTCCTCCTGCCTTCCTCATCTGGAGAGATCAGTCGAGTCTTTATATAATAATGTCCTATCCTCAGGGTTACCTTTACCAGCCCCCGGGCTCTCTGGCGCTCTACTCCTGTCCGCTGGCCGCCCCGAGGAGTGAAGAGCTGGCCCGGTCCTCGTCCGGTTCGGCGTTCAGCCCGTACCCCGGATCAGCTGCGTTCACAGCCTCCGCCAATGGATTCTCCAGCCCTCTGTCCTATTCAACAGATCCAGCCACGGGATTTCCGTCCTACATG ggCTCTCCGTATGACGCGCACACTGCGGGGATGGCAGGAGCGATTAGTTATCACCCTTACGGGAGTCCCGGTTACCCGTACCAGCTCAATGATCCCGCTTACCGAAAAAACGCCACGCGTGACGCCACAGCAACATTAAAAGCGTGGCTACAGGAACACAGGAAAAACCCTTATCCCACGAAAGGAGAAAAAATCATGCTGGCCATTATTACCAAAATGACCCTGACACAAGTGTCGACCTGGTTCGCTAATGCCAGGCGGAGACTcaagaaagaaaacaaaatgacaTGGGCACCTCGGAATAAAAGTGAGGATGAGGACGAGGACGACGCGGAGGCAGAAAGAAAAGATGAACGCATGGATAAAAGCATAGATAACGGCGAGGCGTCTGCTGAGGATGAAG GCATTAGTTTGCACGTCGATGCCCTGACAGATCATTCGTGCTCAGTGGAATCGGACGGGGAGAAGGTCACGTGCAGGACCGGGGACCTGGTTTGTGATTCTGGACCGGATACCAAGGACAAATGCGACGCGAGTGATCTAGACACGGGCCACGAGGAGAGGCAAAGAGGCCCATCACCCAAGCCGGTGACATCCTCTCCTCTGACTGGGGTGGAAGCTCCTCTATTGACCCCCCATCACCGAGAGGACACACGAAACAATACCAACAAAACATGCTTGGACAGTCAAAACCAAACCGTTAAGCCTAAATTATGGTCATTAGCCGAGATCGCCACTTCGGACCcaaagcagcagcagcagcactTGGGGCAGAGCTGCCCTCCGGGCGTTGGCCTTTTGACCTCTACGACGCCCAATGCAGCCCCGGCGGGCGCAGTGTACCCCGCCACCTCCATTTTGGGAAGACCTCTATATTATACCTCTCCATTTTATAGTAATTACACAAACTATGGCAACTTTAGCCCATTGCAGGGCCAAGGGATTTTGCGCTATAATTCAGCTGGTGAGGGACTTCTGCACAAACAGAGTGGCGACCCCCTACTAAAGACTAATGCAAACCAGACTGAACAACATTTCAGGGCCTCCAATGCAGAATCCAAAAAAG gtttgtATTTCCTAACAGACCCTCCTGAAGTGTTCACAATAAGACCCCAGTCTTACCTCTCAAGTTAA
- the irx2a gene encoding iroquois-class homeodomain protein IRX-2a isoform X2: MLSETRLLLPATLHSTLPSTKNKRTLGDVRDGTPLISPLLRFYLFSFISLSLHSTVRCAESIDQLGFCPPAFLIWRDQSSLYIIMSYPQGYLYQPPGSLALYSCPLAAPRSEELARSSSGSAFSPYPGSAAFTASANGFSSPLSYSTDPATGFPSYMGSPYDAHTAGMAGAISYHPYGSPGYPYQLNDPAYRKNATRDATATLKAWLQEHRKNPYPTKGEKIMLAIITKMTLTQVSTWFANARRRLKKENKMTWAPRNKSEDEDEDDAEAERKDERMDKSIDNGEASAEDEGISLHVDALTDHSCSVESDGEKVTCRTGDLVCDSGPDTKDKCDASDLDTGHEERQRGPSPKPVTSSPLTGVEAPLLTPHHREDTRNNTNKTCLDSQNQTVKPKLWSLAEIATSDPKQQQQHLGQSCPPGVGLLTSTTPNAAPAGAVYPATSILGRPLYYTSPFYSNYTNYGNFSPLQGQGILRYNSAGEGLLHKQSGDPLLKTNANQTEQHFRASNAESKKDPPEVFTIRPQSYLSS; this comes from the exons ATCTCTCCTCTTTTgcgcttttatttattttcttttattagTTTATCCCTCCACTCGACTGTTAGATGCGCTGAATCTATCGATCAACTCGGTTTCTGTCCTCCTGCCTTCCTCATCTGGAGAGATCAGTCGAGTCTTTATATAATAATGTCCTATCCTCAGGGTTACCTTTACCAGCCCCCGGGCTCTCTGGCGCTCTACTCCTGTCCGCTGGCCGCCCCGAGGAGTGAAGAGCTGGCCCGGTCCTCGTCCGGTTCGGCGTTCAGCCCGTACCCCGGATCAGCTGCGTTCACAGCCTCCGCCAATGGATTCTCCAGCCCTCTGTCCTATTCAACAGATCCAGCCACGGGATTTCCGTCCTACATG ggCTCTCCGTATGACGCGCACACTGCGGGGATGGCAGGAGCGATTAGTTATCACCCTTACGGGAGTCCCGGTTACCCGTACCAGCTCAATGATCCCGCTTACCGAAAAAACGCCACGCGTGACGCCACAGCAACATTAAAAGCGTGGCTACAGGAACACAGGAAAAACCCTTATCCCACGAAAGGAGAAAAAATCATGCTGGCCATTATTACCAAAATGACCCTGACACAAGTGTCGACCTGGTTCGCTAATGCCAGGCGGAGACTcaagaaagaaaacaaaatgacaTGGGCACCTCGGAATAAAAGTGAGGATGAGGACGAGGACGACGCGGAGGCAGAAAGAAAAGATGAACGCATGGATAAAAGCATAGATAACGGCGAGGCGTCTGCTGAGGATGAAG GCATTAGTTTGCACGTCGATGCCCTGACAGATCATTCGTGCTCAGTGGAATCGGACGGGGAGAAGGTCACGTGCAGGACCGGGGACCTGGTTTGTGATTCTGGACCGGATACCAAGGACAAATGCGACGCGAGTGATCTAGACACGGGCCACGAGGAGAGGCAAAGAGGCCCATCACCCAAGCCGGTGACATCCTCTCCTCTGACTGGGGTGGAAGCTCCTCTATTGACCCCCCATCACCGAGAGGACACACGAAACAATACCAACAAAACATGCTTGGACAGTCAAAACCAAACCGTTAAGCCTAAATTATGGTCATTAGCCGAGATCGCCACTTCGGACCcaaagcagcagcagcagcactTGGGGCAGAGCTGCCCTCCGGGCGTTGGCCTTTTGACCTCTACGACGCCCAATGCAGCCCCGGCGGGCGCAGTGTACCCCGCCACCTCCATTTTGGGAAGACCTCTATATTATACCTCTCCATTTTATAGTAATTACACAAACTATGGCAACTTTAGCCCATTGCAGGGCCAAGGGATTTTGCGCTATAATTCAGCTGGTGAGGGACTTCTGCACAAACAGAGTGGCGACCCCCTACTAAAGACTAATGCAAACCAGACTGAACAACATTTCAGGGCCTCCAATGCAGAATCCAAAAAAG ACCCTCCTGAAGTGTTCACAATAAGACCCCAGTCTTACCTCTCAAGTTAA